A single genomic interval of Mucilaginibacter robiniae harbors:
- a CDS encoding xylulokinase yields MLLLGIDIGTSSVKVSVVDAESQKALASAQYPDTESPIISLQLGWAEQSPDMWWDQTQQALQLCHNSGAYNPQDIAAIGIAYQMHGLVLVDKNQEVLRNSIIWCDSRAVEYGDRAFAAIGEERSLSHLLNSPGNFTAAKLAWVKENEPKVYAQIDKIMLPGDFIGMKLTGEVTTSVSALSEGIFFDFKGNGLSEDVMNFFGFSEELIPTINPVFSAHGTLLPTVAEKLKLKAGIPVAYKAGDQPNNALSLNVLNPGEVAATAGTSGVIYGVSDQLAYDPQSRVNTFAHVNYTDEQKRLGILLCINGTGSLNRWTKSLFGTNISYAQMNEQAKQVPAGSNGLHVLPFGNGAERMLCNKLIGVHFHHIDLNMHTQSHIFRAVQEGIACAFRYGLDIMRSNGMNPTVIRAGKANLFLSDLFAETFVNVIGVPVELYKNYGSVGAALGAGIGAGIFSSPAEAFRGMEKVQVIEPAQTDFESVYQEWKVLLDKQLIAEQQIEEATN; encoded by the coding sequence ATGTTATTACTTGGTATTGATATCGGAACATCATCGGTTAAAGTATCGGTGGTGGATGCCGAATCGCAAAAAGCATTGGCTTCAGCACAGTATCCTGATACGGAATCGCCTATTATTTCCTTGCAATTGGGATGGGCTGAGCAATCGCCGGATATGTGGTGGGATCAAACCCAGCAAGCGTTGCAGCTTTGTCATAATTCAGGCGCTTATAATCCGCAAGATATTGCCGCTATTGGTATTGCTTACCAAATGCACGGCCTGGTACTGGTGGATAAAAACCAAGAAGTGTTGCGCAATAGCATTATTTGGTGTGATAGCCGGGCTGTAGAGTATGGTGATCGTGCATTTGCAGCTATTGGTGAAGAAAGAAGCTTATCGCATCTGCTGAACTCTCCTGGCAACTTTACCGCCGCTAAGCTGGCTTGGGTAAAAGAGAATGAACCAAAAGTATATGCACAGATTGACAAGATTATGCTCCCTGGCGATTTTATTGGTATGAAGCTTACCGGTGAAGTAACTACTTCCGTTTCGGCCTTGTCAGAAGGGATTTTCTTTGATTTTAAAGGAAATGGCTTATCTGAAGATGTAATGAACTTCTTTGGCTTTAGCGAAGAACTAATTCCGACTATCAATCCAGTGTTTTCAGCACATGGTACTTTATTACCTACTGTTGCCGAAAAGTTAAAGCTGAAAGCGGGTATCCCGGTAGCCTATAAAGCCGGCGACCAACCCAATAATGCCTTATCGTTAAACGTTCTGAATCCTGGTGAAGTAGCCGCTACTGCCGGAACATCGGGCGTGATTTACGGCGTGAGCGATCAGCTGGCTTATGATCCGCAATCGCGTGTGAACACCTTCGCGCACGTAAACTATACAGACGAGCAAAAGCGTTTGGGCATTTTGCTATGCATCAATGGTACCGGCAGCTTAAACCGCTGGACTAAGAGTTTATTTGGCACCAACATCAGCTATGCACAAATGAATGAGCAGGCCAAGCAGGTACCTGCCGGTAGCAACGGTTTGCATGTATTGCCTTTTGGCAACGGTGCCGAACGTATGTTGTGCAACAAACTGATAGGTGTACATTTTCATCATATTGATTTGAACATGCATACCCAATCGCACATTTTCCGTGCGGTGCAAGAGGGTATTGCTTGTGCATTCCGTTACGGTCTGGATATTATGCGCAGTAACGGCATGAACCCGACGGTAATACGTGCCGGTAAAGCCAACCTGTTTTTAAGCGACCTGTTTGCTGAAACTTTTGTAAACGTAATTGGCGTGCCGGTTGAGTTGTACAAAAATTATGGCAGTGTAGGTGCCGCTTTAGGTGCGGGCATTGGTGCTGGTATCTTCAGTTCGCCTGCTGAGGCGTTTAGAGGAATGGAAAAGGTTCAGGTAATAGAACCTGCTCAAACTGATTTTGAAAGTGTTTATCAGGAATGGAAAGTGCTGTTGGATAAACAACTGATTGCCGAACAACAAATTGAAGAAGCAACTAACTAA
- the xylA gene encoding xylose isomerase, translated as MASILTGDKEYFKGVGQIKYEGPESDNPLAYRWYDENRVVAGKTLKEHLKFATAYWHSFVGSGADPFGGQTHVFPWDEKSDVIERAKDKMDAAFEFFTKIGFPYYCFHDVDVVDYGNDINENDRRLQALVEYAKEKQAASGIKLLWGTANLFSHKRYMNGASTNPDFHVLAHGAAQVKSALDATIALGGENYVFWGGREGYMSLLNTDMHREIEHFAKFLHAAKDYARKQGFKGNFFIEPKPCEPTKHQYDYDAATVLGFLQKYDLMNDFKLNLEVNHATLAGHTFQHEMQVAADNGLLGSLDANRGDAQNGWDTDQFPNDINEVTEYMLVLLQSGGLQGGGVNFDAKIRRNSTDPADLFYAHIGGADVFARALIIADNILQKSDYKKIRAERYASYDSGKGKEFEEGKLTLEDLRAYAIEAGEPAVISGKQEYLENLVNRYI; from the coding sequence ATGGCAAGTATTTTAACAGGAGACAAAGAGTATTTTAAAGGCGTTGGCCAGATAAAATACGAAGGACCGGAAAGCGATAACCCATTAGCTTACCGCTGGTATGATGAAAACAGAGTGGTAGCGGGTAAAACGCTGAAAGAGCACCTGAAATTTGCAACTGCCTACTGGCACTCTTTTGTAGGTAGCGGTGCCGATCCGTTTGGCGGCCAGACGCACGTTTTTCCTTGGGATGAAAAATCAGATGTAATTGAGCGTGCCAAAGATAAAATGGATGCTGCATTTGAGTTTTTTACCAAAATAGGTTTCCCTTACTACTGTTTTCATGATGTTGACGTAGTTGACTATGGTAATGACATCAACGAAAACGACCGCCGTTTACAGGCTTTAGTGGAGTATGCTAAAGAAAAACAAGCTGCCAGCGGCATCAAATTGCTGTGGGGTACGGCTAATCTGTTTTCGCACAAACGTTACATGAACGGTGCTTCAACCAACCCTGATTTTCATGTGTTGGCTCATGGTGCTGCACAAGTGAAATCAGCATTGGATGCTACTATTGCTTTAGGTGGCGAAAACTATGTATTCTGGGGGGGGCGTGAAGGTTACATGAGCCTGTTGAATACCGATATGCATCGTGAAATTGAGCATTTTGCTAAATTTTTACATGCGGCTAAAGATTATGCACGCAAACAAGGCTTTAAAGGTAACTTCTTTATTGAGCCTAAACCATGCGAGCCCACCAAGCACCAGTATGATTATGATGCAGCTACTGTATTAGGTTTCTTGCAGAAATATGATTTGATGAACGATTTTAAACTAAACCTGGAAGTAAACCATGCTACCTTAGCTGGTCATACTTTCCAACATGAAATGCAGGTAGCTGCTGATAACGGTTTGTTAGGTTCACTGGATGCTAACCGTGGTGATGCGCAAAACGGCTGGGATACCGACCAGTTCCCGAACGATATTAATGAAGTTACGGAGTACATGTTGGTACTGTTACAATCTGGCGGCTTACAAGGTGGTGGTGTTAACTTTGATGCTAAAATCCGTCGTAACTCAACCGATCCGGCTGATTTGTTCTATGCTCACATTGGTGGTGCCGACGTATTTGCCCGTGCTTTGATTATTGCGGATAACATTCTGCAGAAATCAGATTACAAAAAAATCCGTGCAGAGCGTTATGCATCATACGATAGCGGTAAAGGCAAAGAGTTTGAAGAAGGCAAATTAACTTTAGAAGACTTGCGTGCTTACGCCATTGAAGCTGGCGAACCAGCAGTGATTAGCGGCAAGCAGGAATATCTGGAAAATTTGGTAAACCGCTATATTTAA